ACACATCAGAGAGCCACTGAACGGAATACCCGAGAGCCCGACCCCGAACCCGAGTCCATGACGGATCGGGGACCCTATTCCGGTCGCGGATCGGGGAACTCCGGGGTGGGAGCGTCGACCAACGAGTTGGGCCAGGTCAGCGCCTCGATGAGGGCGGTGACCCGCACCTCGGAGTCAGGTTCACGTTCGGCGGGCACTCAGGTGCACCCCGGGCGGCGCCGGGATCACCGGCCAGCAGGGAAGCACCGACCGCGCCACCCGGCTTTGCCGCGCAGGCAACTGTCGGGCATCGACGACCTGCCCGGCGCCCGTGCGGACCTCGAGGACGAACGACTCCCCCTCCCCGCGACACCCCGTCCGAGTCGGCGCCCCGCCCCGTCAAGGACCGAGTGTTCGTCATCGGGCGCCGATGACCACCTGCAGTCGGCTGGTGGCCAGGCCTGCGGTTTCGACCTCCAGACCGTCTACAACGACGTCGGCGGGCGACTCGAGGGTTTCGTGCACACCGCGGACTTGGGCCCGTACGCCGACCGGATCGGAGTCGCCGCCTCGGCGAATCTCTCCCTGCGGGCCTGTGTGCTGGCTCGGACCTCCGGAAGAACGTTCCTCGAATTCGTCGACGTCAGCCAACCCGCCCACCCCGACGCCGGCAGTCCGGAACTGTTCCCGTTCTGGAACCGTGCGCGTGAGGAACTGTGCCCCCTGTATCGGCACGGCTGGTGACGAACCGGCGTACGGCGGTGTCGCGACGCTTCCAGGCCAGGGACCGGCCACGACCACGATGGACCATCCTTACCCTGATCTCACGCCCATTCGCCAGTTCCGGCACGCTGCAAGGGGTTCAGCAGACCGGGCCGCTGACGATCGGTACCGGTCAGCCGTGATCAACGCAGATCCGTTCCGGTGACACCCCGAGCTCGAGCCCGAGCTGAGCGTGCTGTGCGGTCAGGCCTTGGTGATCGGTGGACACTCGTGCATACCTGATGTACATCGCTGATTACCGGTCGCGCAGCGGCTCGGCCGGTCCGGAGCGCGGGCCCATCGCAGTCGGCATCGAGGGTGCGGACGTGTTGCCGCCCGTCCTGACCGGTTCTCAGCCCTACCCGGAGACCGATGCGTATCTGAGCCGTACCTGGTACGGCTTTCGAGGTAGACTGAACGGGCCGAGATCACCCTCAGGAGGACATCATGAGTAAGGACGACGTTTCCAAGGTCACCGCGAACCTGCCCAACGACGACATCAAGACGCTCGACGAGATCGCCAAGCGGCACGCCTCGACCAAGACCAGCGCCCTGGTCCGGGCCATCCGCACCACCGCCTACATCGACGAGGCCGCCGCCAACGGTGCCAAGGTCTTCATCGAAGAGCCCGACGGCACCAAACGGGAGGTCGTCTTCAAGTGACCGAACCCGACGGGCCCACCGTGCCCGCTGAGGACGATGTCACCGCCCGGGACGCCACGACCGTCGACGAGGTCAACGTCGGCAGCACCGACCCCCAGGTGACCGAACAGCCCGAGGTCACCATCCGGCGCCTCGACGAACGCCAGGAGGACACCCGTAAGGCCCTGGCGATCGGCCTGTCCGTGGCCACCTTCCTCGTCGGCCTGATCTACCTGCTGGTGCCGCTGTGGGCCGGCGCCGACAAGTGGGATCGCGCCAGCAGCCCATTCCAGGTGGTCTTCACCGCGATGGTGGGCCTGACCGGCAGCGCGATCGGCTACTACTTCTCCTCGCGCAATCCCCCGTCGTAACCGATGGGGGAACACGGAGCAGCCCCGCGCCGGGGTCCCGTCCCCATCGATCTCGATCCCCCCTGCTCACTGCTACGCCGACCCTCAGAGGCGTTCCACAGCACCGCGGTCATCCGGCTCGGCCCGCCGGGGCAACGCGCCGACCGACTCCGACCGGGCCCCGGGGAACGCGTACGGCACGCCTCGCCAAATTTTCCCGGCTCGGGCGTCACACTGAAACTCGGCAGAACCGGGCGAGGCGTTGGTGTCGGTATGTGGTCCTATCGTCCGGGATGCACGAAGCGACACACAGCCGCGGCGGAAGCGGAAGCAGTGCAGCCAGGACCGTGGTAACGACGGAGGGTGAGCGCGATGGGATTTCGCAGCTACAAGGGGAACACAATCTCCGAGAACGGCTGGCGCATCTGCGATACCGGCGAAATCGTCAAGCCGCTGGTGCCCGGCACCGACAACGTGCGGCCGGAGGTGCGCCGGGGCGCGGCGGCGACGATCCTGATTGCCTGGGCGGCGCTCTGGCACCGGCGGGTCTGGCGAATCGACAGCTACCGGCCCCGCGACTACTGGGGATTCAGCTGGGACAACGATATAGCCAACAGCAACCACCTGAGCGGGACGGCCGTGGATCTCAACGCCACCCGGTTGCCCTGGAAGGTGCGGGCGTCGGTGAACATGCCGGCCGACAAGATCGCCGCGGTCCGGCAGATGCTCACCGAGTTCGAGGGCACGGTATTTTGGGGTGAGGACTGGGCCACCAAGGACCCGATGCACACCCAGATCAACCTCCCCGAGGGTGACACCCGCCTGGATGCCTTCGCGACCCGGCTCGAAAACGGCTACCTCTGGGTGTATGGGCCACCCGACCTGGACGCGTTCCCCCTCCCGGCGGGGTACTACTACGGCCCGCTCGACGGACCCGCCGAATCGATCAGCGGCCTGTTCCCCACCGACCCGCAATCCTGGAAGGACGGCCTCAGGCGCTGGCAGAAAACCTGCGGCATACCGGAAACCGGAATCTGGGACACCGGCACCGCCCGCGCGGCAACGGCGCTGCAGATCGCGAACGGATGGCCGGTGACCGGCTATGTGTTCGAGGGCGAATGGAATGTCGTGATCCGCCACGGGCAACGCCCGGATCTCGGCGGACCGGTCACCCCGCCGACACCGCCGGTGGTGCGCGGCAAGACCTGGGCGGATGTGTCGCAGTATCAGATCACCCCGGTCACCGACGCGTACCCGTACGACATCTTCTGTTTCCGGTCCAACAGCGGGAACATGCGGGATACGAAGTTCGCGGCGAACCACGACTGGGCGGTGCGTGCGTGTCAGGACGGCCGGCTGCGGTTCTTCATCGTGTACTGGTTCTTCCGGCCCGGTCAGGCGAACATCGACTTGCTGATGCAGATGGTCACCGAGCAGGGCGGGCCGCATCCGCGGATGGTCGTCATGGCCGACGTCGAGGACGCGGCCGGGGCGATCACCGGGGACCAGTCGGCGGAGGTCAACGACGAGATCCGGCGGGCACGCGAATGGCTCGGCGAGCGGCGGGTGATCGGCTACTGGAACCCGGTGTCGAACGCGGACCTGTGGCGCACCCGCCCACCAGGTCTCCGGTTGGTCACCCCCAGCTACGGCCGGGAGCCCGGATCGCCGAAGATCAAGCCGGACGGCTATTTCGCGCACCAGTACACCGACAACGGCCCGTGCCCACCGTTCGGCCGCTGCGACCTCAACTACACCCACCTGAGTACCGACGAACTCGACGCGATGCTCGGCCTGGGGCAAAGCCCCCCGCCCCCGCCCCCGCCTTCGGTTCCGGAACCGTTCCCGATCGACGACGCGGCGCTGTGGGACTACATCGCCGGGGAGGTTCTCGGCCGATGACACTGGTGCGGTCATGAAAATCAGGGATCTCACTCCGGTGCCGCAGTTCGGTGTCGGCGGGACCGACCTGGGCATCCCGGTCCGGGTGCCCACGGGAGAGATCGGATTCTTTTTCGGTGACACCTTCGCCGAGAACCGGGTCGGCGGCCCCGGCTGGCGCAGCCCGGTACTGCTCTACAGCCACACCCACGACCTCGATGACGGGGTGCGGTTTCACCGCGCCGCCGGGGGCAACCCCGCGAAACAGCTCTGGGACTACCCGCACAACAACCCGGAGTTCAGCACCGTGCTCCCCACCGACGCGATCGTGATCGGCACCCGGATCTACCTGCACGTCCTCGTGGTCCGGGGCCTGCCCGACACGCGGTGGACCGAGATCCAATACTCCGACGACAACGGCGAGACCTGGACCCACGGCGGACCCAAGGCCCGGTGGGAAGGATGGGAATTCGGCGGTCACCGCCGGATGCTGACCTGGGAACGCGGCGGGGACGGGTTCGTCTACGTAATGACCACCGGCGGCCTCGAACGTGACAAGAACGTGCTGCTATTCCGCTGCCCCGAGGACCAGCTGCTGAACCGAGACTTCTACGAGCCCTGGGGATTTCGCAACGGTGCCTGGGCATGGGGCAATCCACCCACCCCGATCCTGCCGGTCGGCTCCAAGGTCGGGGAGCTGTGCCTGCGCCGAATGCAGAACAACTGGGTGCTCAGCTACTTCAATGAAGCCGAATACAACATCACCATCCGCGTCGTCGGGCAGATCACCGACAACTGGCACACCGCTCCCACGTTCCGGCCGGTGAGGGGACCGTCGGGGAATGGCGGCCCGGACGTCGTGGCCCGCCTGTACGGCGGATACGTGCACCCGGACAGCACATTCGACAACTTTCACATCATCGTGTCCGAATGGGCCGAATCCGGATGGCCGTACCGGGCCATGCAGTTTCGGGTACAGGTACAACCCGCAGTACCGATCGAGGAGGACGAACACATGAGTGCACGCGAAGTCGCCGCCGCGTTCCGGGACGACCACCCGGTCGCCCTCTACGACGGATCCGGCCGCAAGCTCGATCTGCGAGAGGCCATCGCCGAGATCTTATGGAAGGAGGTCACCAACCTCGGTCTCGAAGGCCGCCCGGTGCCGGCGGACCGCAAGGACGATCAGTTCGGCCACATCCTGTCCACTCACGCCCTGGCCGAGCAGAACAACAAACTACTCCGGGCACTGTGTGAGAAGGCGGGCATCGACGTCGACGAGGTCCTCACCTGAACGGTCCGGATCAGACCTGGAATCGCCTTGCTGCTAGCGACATTCGTTCACAGGGGGACTCGGCCGCGCCGGGATCGGGGTCAGCACCGTGTCGGGGCGGGCTCACCCCGGAATCGTGCCGCGATGAACTCGTACGCATCCGGGAAACCGACCACCGCGGTGGTCATGTGCTCGGAGATGTCGTACGGCACGAACGTCAGCCTCGCACCCGCCGCGCAGTACCGGTGCGCCACCTCCGCCACCGAATCGAACGGGGTGAGCCCATCGAGCGTGCCGTGCCACATGTACACCGGCGCCGTGGGCACCCCCTCGAAATAGCGGAGGCTGTTCTCCCGCAACACCTGACGCGCCGCCGAACTCGCCATCAGACTCCTCGACGCGGCCAACTGCCCGGCGTTGCGGAACGCGCCGTGGAACAGCAGGAACCGCCGGCACTCGTTGCTCATCCAGTCCCGCAACCACAGACCGGTCTCGTTGAGTTGCGAGGACACCGGCAACCGATCCGGGTACTCCCGCTCGAGGCCGATCGCCGCCGCGAAGGCCAGCCCGAACCCCGGGTGCGGGTTGAACCCCAGCCCCTCGGCCATCTGCTCGAGATCGGCCGGAACTCCGCCCTGCACCACCGCCGCCAGCGTCAGCTCCGGCGCGTAGGTCGGGGCGAGCGCCGCCGCCCAGGCACTGGCCATTCCCCCACCCGAGTAACCCGCCAGGGCGACGGGACTGTTCGTCAGGCCCAGTTCGGTCACCCGCTGCACCGCACGGACACTGTCCAGGGTGATCATGCCGCCGAGCTTGGCGGCACCGTACGCACCGGTCGGGCCGAGGTGATCGGGCACCGAGACCGCCCACCCCCGCTGCAGACCCAGCAACATTCCCGGCGATTCCTGCATCTCCAGGTTGAACAGCGCCCGCGAGGGCGCGCACTTGGTTCCCAACGAGTTCACGATCGCCTGATACGACACCAACGGCGGATTCGCCACACCCCGGGGCAGGAGCACCGTGGTGACCGCCAGAATCGGGTTGCCGGCCGAGTTCGTCGACCGGAACGCGACCTGCCACCCGTCGGAGTTGGCGTACATCCAGGTGTCGATCCGCCGCGTCCGCACCACATCACCCGGCGCCGTGGCCCCGAGATCGGCGGGAGCGAGGTAGAACGGATCCGGGTCCGGCCACGGATACAGCGGTTCCGCGCTCGCCGGCACCGGAACCATCATTGCGAGGAAGAGGACACCGAGCACCGCCGCCATCAAGACCCTGAAACCTCGCCGCACCACGTCCTGCTCCCTCTGCGCCCCCTCGTCAGGACACGGTGACTGTATCCGCGCGGGCACCCGCACCGTTACCGGCTCGATCCGCGGCGACCTCAGCGACAGGGCCTAGCGAACACCCGCGTGCAGGTTTCCGCATCCCGCTTCATGCCAACGCTCACCAGCCGCGTCGCCGTGGTGCGGCGACCCGTCAGCCCTGACACCGTCCCCATCAGAACTTCTCGGTGAGGATCATCTCCAATACCCCCGTGCCCGCCGGGACCACGGTGCAGGGCGGCGGTGTCGCCGCCTGTGCGGGATCGAGCACACCCATCACCAGTTGCAGGGTGTACTCGTCGTAGGGCATCCGGAAATGCCCGGACTGATTGGACGGGCACAGGTCCCCGATCATCAGGTTCGTCGCCGACCCGTCGCGCAACGCGATATTGGTCGCCGGCTGAATGACCTCGTCGAGCCGCGAGCCGATCGTCGTGTACCGGGTCCCCGGCACGGTGTCACCCCCGCCGTTGAGGTCGGCCAGGAACGATGATCCCTGGGCCTGCTGCTCCAACGCGGGCGACACCAAGTCCGGGGGGATTGCCCTTCTCGCCCACTGCATGCCGCCGGGCGTCTGCTCGAGGACCGGAACGAGACCGAACAGGGTGCCCCCGTATGTCGGTGAGGCGAGACCGATCCACTGATCGACTATGGCTGCACCACCGAGCCGGTTGACGTAATAGCGGGCCACCGTCGCTCCTTGCGAGTAGCCGACGATATTGACCTCGGCGGCGGCGGTCGCGGCGCGGACGGCAGCCACGAACTGTGCCAGCTGGCCGGCGCTGACCGTCATGTCCTCGGTTCCGTAGTTGTCGCCCCCGGGCTCGCCGCCGTAATTGAGCGCGAACACGCAGTACCCCGCGGCGGCCAGTCGCGGACCGAGAGCTGCCCAGTCCGAGTACGCGTTCGAGTCCGTGCCGTGCACCAGCACCACCGGCCTCGGATGGTCGTCGGTGGGGATACAGGTGAAGTCGTTGACGCCGGGCGGCACCGATCCCGGGTGCTGCCGCGCGTACCGGGCGGCATCGGGATGCTCGCTCTGGGCGGGACCGGCTCGGTCCGGGACC
The sequence above is drawn from the Rhodococcus jostii RHA1 genome and encodes:
- a CDS encoding DUF4185 domain-containing protein, whose protein sequence is MKIRDLTPVPQFGVGGTDLGIPVRVPTGEIGFFFGDTFAENRVGGPGWRSPVLLYSHTHDLDDGVRFHRAAGGNPAKQLWDYPHNNPEFSTVLPTDAIVIGTRIYLHVLVVRGLPDTRWTEIQYSDDNGETWTHGGPKARWEGWEFGGHRRMLTWERGGDGFVYVMTTGGLERDKNVLLFRCPEDQLLNRDFYEPWGFRNGAWAWGNPPTPILPVGSKVGELCLRRMQNNWVLSYFNEAEYNITIRVVGQITDNWHTAPTFRPVRGPSGNGGPDVVARLYGGYVHPDSTFDNFHIIVSEWAESGWPYRAMQFRVQVQPAVPIEEDEHMSAREVAAAFRDDHPVALYDGSGRKLDLREAIAEILWKEVTNLGLEGRPVPADRKDDQFGHILSTHALAEQNNKLLRALCEKAGIDVDEVLT
- a CDS encoding M15 family metallopeptidase; protein product: MGFRSYKGNTISENGWRICDTGEIVKPLVPGTDNVRPEVRRGAAATILIAWAALWHRRVWRIDSYRPRDYWGFSWDNDIANSNHLSGTAVDLNATRLPWKVRASVNMPADKIAAVRQMLTEFEGTVFWGEDWATKDPMHTQINLPEGDTRLDAFATRLENGYLWVYGPPDLDAFPLPAGYYYGPLDGPAESISGLFPTDPQSWKDGLRRWQKTCGIPETGIWDTGTARAATALQIANGWPVTGYVFEGEWNVVIRHGQRPDLGGPVTPPTPPVVRGKTWADVSQYQITPVTDAYPYDIFCFRSNSGNMRDTKFAANHDWAVRACQDGRLRFFIVYWFFRPGQANIDLLMQMVTEQGGPHPRMVVMADVEDAAGAITGDQSAEVNDEIRRAREWLGERRVIGYWNPVSNADLWRTRPPGLRLVTPSYGREPGSPKIKPDGYFAHQYTDNGPCPPFGRCDLNYTHLSTDELDAMLGLGQSPPPPPPPSVPEPFPIDDAALWDYIAGEVLGR
- a CDS encoding esterase/lipase family protein, whose product is MRAYRQMRWAAAGVGLAAGLLWAPVAAAEEVPDLPGASSVWQVPDRAGPAQSEHPDAARYARQHPGSVPPGVNDFTCIPTDDHPRPVVLVHGTDSNAYSDWAALGPRLAAAGYCVFALNYGGEPGGDNYGTEDMTVSAGQLAQFVAAVRAATAAAEVNIVGYSQGATVARYYVNRLGGAAIVDQWIGLASPTYGGTLFGLVPVLEQTPGGMQWARRAIPPDLVSPALEQQAQGSSFLADLNGGGDTVPGTRYTTIGSRLDEVIQPATNIALRDGSATNLMIGDLCPSNQSGHFRMPYDEYTLQLVMGVLDPAQAATPPPCTVVPAGTGVLEMILTEKF
- a CDS encoding alpha/beta fold hydrolase, with the protein product MAAVLGVLFLAMMVPVPASAEPLYPWPDPDPFYLAPADLGATAPGDVVRTRRIDTWMYANSDGWQVAFRSTNSAGNPILAVTTVLLPRGVANPPLVSYQAIVNSLGTKCAPSRALFNLEMQESPGMLLGLQRGWAVSVPDHLGPTGAYGAAKLGGMITLDSVRAVQRVTELGLTNSPVALAGYSGGGMASAWAAALAPTYAPELTLAAVVQGGVPADLEQMAEGLGFNPHPGFGLAFAAAIGLEREYPDRLPVSSQLNETGLWLRDWMSNECRRFLLFHGAFRNAGQLAASRSLMASSAARQVLRENSLRYFEGVPTAPVYMWHGTLDGLTPFDSVAEVAHRYCAAGARLTFVPYDISEHMTTAVVGFPDAYEFIAARFRGEPAPTRC